A genomic segment from Dermatobacter hominis encodes:
- a CDS encoding CaiB/BaiF CoA transferase family protein, translating to MSAAADPARPTPSGAAPLAGVRVIEVSLLGPGAVGTHLADLGAEVIKVEPPAGDYIRQMTWPIIEGSSLLHWHIHRGKRSLTLDLRTEEAQEVFRDLVRGADAVIEAMRPGALARRGLGYEDLLEINPSIVFCTISGYGMTGPYAHLPSHGIAYDTWAGIVNPTYNDEGFPYLPEHASIGIHAGPLFGSLGVLAGIVKARATGEGSFLEIAQSDAAAAMDWLRSETWKAYERPQSEVTGNRSDDYERRAPGTAGMEEGVRYQVYESSDGFVLFMASEQEFWKNFCQGVDRMDLFERWPGSQYGDHAKGNTELRKELVEIFRTKTSAEWVEWSGTVNTTIAPINTPKTLADDPQFHDRLGFMPHETHGADMIGTPLKFLDAELPDPSIAPTAGEHNDEVLAEVLGYDEARIAALREAGALGEGR from the coding sequence ATGTCTGCCGCAGCCGATCCCGCACGACCCACCCCGAGCGGTGCTGCCCCGCTGGCCGGGGTGCGCGTCATCGAGGTCTCGCTCCTCGGCCCGGGTGCCGTGGGCACCCACCTCGCCGACCTCGGCGCCGAGGTCATCAAGGTCGAGCCACCCGCAGGTGACTACATCCGCCAGATGACGTGGCCGATCATCGAGGGCTCCTCGCTGCTGCACTGGCACATCCATCGGGGCAAGCGCTCGCTGACGCTCGACCTGCGCACCGAGGAGGCGCAGGAGGTGTTCCGAGACCTCGTGCGCGGCGCCGACGCCGTCATCGAGGCCATGCGCCCGGGCGCCCTCGCCCGCCGAGGCCTCGGGTACGAGGACCTGCTCGAGATCAACCCGAGCATCGTGTTCTGCACGATCTCCGGCTATGGCATGACCGGTCCGTACGCGCACCTCCCGAGCCACGGCATCGCGTACGACACGTGGGCCGGCATCGTGAACCCGACCTACAACGACGAGGGCTTCCCCTACCTGCCCGAGCACGCGTCGATCGGCATCCACGCCGGTCCGCTGTTCGGCTCGCTCGGCGTGCTCGCCGGCATCGTCAAGGCCCGCGCCACCGGCGAGGGCTCGTTCCTCGAGATCGCCCAGTCCGACGCGGCTGCGGCGATGGACTGGCTGCGCAGCGAGACGTGGAAGGCGTACGAGCGCCCCCAGTCCGAGGTGACCGGCAACCGCTCCGACGACTACGAGCGGCGCGCTCCCGGCACCGCCGGCATGGAGGAGGGCGTGCGCTACCAGGTCTACGAGTCGAGCGACGGCTTCGTCCTCTTCATGGCGTCGGAGCAGGAGTTCTGGAAGAACTTCTGCCAGGGCGTCGACCGCATGGACCTCTTCGAGCGGTGGCCCGGGAGCCAGTACGGCGACCACGCCAAGGGCAACACCGAGCTCCGCAAGGAGCTGGTCGAGATCTTCCGCACGAAGACCTCCGCCGAGTGGGTGGAGTGGTCGGGCACGGTCAACACGACGATCGCACCGATCAACACGCCCAAGACGCTGGCCGACGACCCGCAGTTCCACGACCGTCTCGGCTTCATGCCGCACGAGACCCACGGCGCCGACATGATCGGCACGCCGCTCAAGTTCCTCGACGCCGAGCTGCCCGACCCCTCGATCGCCCCGACCGCCGGCGAGCACAACGACGAGGTGCTCGCCGAGGTCCTCGGCTACGACGAGGCCCGGATCGCCGCGCTCCGCGAGGCCGGCGCGCTCGGCGAGGGCCGGTAG
- a CDS encoding choice-of-anchor P family protein — protein sequence MLRACFLATAVVAFASSIGGASSDGFHTGDAQASADTFSLNLKAANATIGFTYGRSLAGYQDRTGTSEARALDLGVLPVLFAGEQCDGTPGLLNADTLPKLTRADSSEEGAAASRRLQAFQPGIGGAPAGPSAGFQDATATPLPSSWAGTESAPADIGLIAIDGGRTEVTTQLKDQVREAHAVSTAEQLRVLGGLFTFNKPRWEATAQSGARSSATGSFSFASATVLGIPRSPADALADLEGFKAGLEQLLAPLGVVLDLPKVEVRDDGVKVTPMGFRIVDPPFGSQVVLPFLGQIDTQVAQWREDLLARDCKNATVLTVVDVLLGVLGGSGSVEALAGGVDVSTHDTDYSIPPIETLPESAAVTDTLPLTDLGVDDLSSGYSDLGAGDLDASYDTGAPLDLSTDLGSVPVTPSVAGAREEAVLPTASLGGMEEGTAGKAGVAVGTIALLGALGLSLGDRLVGRRARRMIP from the coding sequence GTGCTGCGCGCCTGCTTCCTCGCGACCGCCGTCGTCGCCTTCGCCTCGTCCATCGGCGGCGCCTCCTCCGACGGCTTCCACACGGGCGACGCCCAGGCCAGCGCCGACACGTTCTCGCTGAACCTGAAGGCGGCGAACGCCACGATCGGGTTCACCTACGGCCGCTCGCTCGCCGGGTACCAGGACCGCACCGGGACCTCCGAGGCCCGGGCGCTCGACCTCGGCGTGCTCCCCGTCCTCTTCGCAGGCGAGCAGTGCGACGGCACACCCGGGCTGCTGAACGCCGACACGCTGCCGAAGCTCACCCGGGCGGACTCGTCGGAAGAGGGCGCAGCCGCGTCACGACGGCTCCAGGCGTTCCAGCCGGGGATCGGCGGCGCACCGGCCGGGCCGTCGGCGGGGTTCCAGGACGCGACCGCCACGCCGCTGCCGTCGTCGTGGGCGGGCACGGAGTCGGCGCCCGCCGACATCGGGCTCATCGCGATCGACGGCGGCCGCACCGAGGTCACGACCCAGCTGAAGGACCAGGTCCGCGAGGCGCACGCCGTGTCGACCGCGGAGCAGCTCCGGGTGCTGGGCGGCCTTTTCACGTTCAACAAGCCCCGGTGGGAGGCGACGGCCCAGTCCGGTGCCCGCAGCTCCGCGACCGGGTCGTTCTCGTTCGCCAGCGCCACCGTGCTCGGCATCCCCCGGTCACCGGCCGACGCGCTGGCCGACCTCGAGGGCTTCAAGGCCGGGCTGGAGCAGTTGCTCGCGCCCCTCGGCGTCGTGCTCGACCTGCCGAAGGTCGAGGTGCGCGACGACGGGGTCAAGGTCACGCCGATGGGCTTCCGGATCGTCGACCCGCCCTTCGGCTCGCAGGTGGTGCTGCCGTTCCTCGGCCAGATCGACACCCAGGTGGCGCAGTGGCGCGAGGACCTGCTCGCGCGGGACTGCAAGAACGCCACCGTGCTGACCGTCGTCGACGTGCTGCTCGGCGTGCTGGGCGGCTCGGGCTCGGTCGAGGCGCTCGCCGGCGGCGTCGACGTCTCGACCCACGACACCGACTACTCGATCCCCCCGATCGAGACGCTGCCCGAGTCGGCCGCGGTGACCGACACGCTGCCGCTGACCGACCTGGGGGTCGACGACCTGTCCTCGGGCTACTCCGACCTGGGCGCCGGCGACCTCGACGCCTCGTACGACACCGGTGCGCCGCTCGACCTCTCCACGGACCTCGGGTCCGTGCCGGTCACGCCGTCGGTGGCCGGCGCTCGCGAGGAGGCGGTCCTGCCGACCGCGTCGCTCGGCGGCATGGAGGAGGGCACGGCCGGCAAGGCGGGGGTGGCGGTCGGGACGATCGCGCTGCTCGGCGCGCTCGGTCTGTCGCTCGGCGACCGGCTGGTGGGCCGGCGCGCCAGGAGGATGATCCCGTGA
- a CDS encoding DUF4262 domain-containing protein, giving the protein MTDDVFPDRNMDHLDKLSWVIEDQGWVAVPVDAQEGPPPRAGYTYTIGFTTTFGRPEVAIFGLRAVAARGLLGLIADQHAGGVELPVDAVFIGLLENDLPCALLPVDLAEHGELFPDATALLDRTGESWEVLQFVWPDRNGRFPWDEGYDERLRVAQPIVGATGA; this is encoded by the coding sequence ATGACCGACGACGTGTTCCCCGACCGCAACATGGACCACCTGGACAAGCTGTCCTGGGTGATCGAGGACCAGGGCTGGGTCGCGGTGCCGGTCGACGCCCAGGAGGGCCCGCCGCCCCGGGCCGGCTACACCTACACGATCGGGTTCACCACCACGTTCGGGCGGCCCGAGGTCGCGATCTTCGGGCTCCGGGCCGTCGCGGCCCGGGGCCTGCTCGGCCTGATCGCCGACCAGCACGCGGGCGGGGTCGAGCTGCCGGTCGACGCCGTGTTCATCGGGCTGCTCGAGAACGACCTCCCCTGCGCCCTGCTCCCGGTCGACCTGGCCGAGCACGGCGAGCTCTTCCCCGACGCCACGGCCCTCCTCGACCGCACCGGCGAGTCGTGGGAGGTCCTCCAGTTCGTGTGGCCCGACCGCAACGGCCGGTTCCCCTGGGACGAGGGCTACGACGAACGGCTCCGCGTGGCCCAGCCGATCGTCGGCGCCACGGGGGCGTGA
- a CDS encoding prepilin peptidase, producing the protein MTAALLLLTAIVGIAVGWQLTVPVHRYKELRPLTPRDVAAEVGTADHPAPVIRAEYREARCPHCHHVFRAADVVPVVSWSRGCPSCGTSLAATVPMLQLFVPVAMVLTVATLNASWIALPYLWLVVVLAAVAFIDLRIWLIPWWMPWVGAGVGFVLICAMSFVIGEPASIVSALIGGVGCFVLFFLLWMVAPGKLGFGDVRLMFLLGLFLGWISILLPIYGLLFGSLIGLVMGFASLIADKGTRFPFGPALALGGLLAVWLYQPVISGMLG; encoded by the coding sequence GTGACCGCCGCGCTCCTGCTCCTCACCGCGATCGTCGGCATCGCCGTCGGTTGGCAGCTGACGGTCCCCGTCCACCGCTACAAGGAGCTCCGGCCCCTGACGCCCCGGGACGTGGCCGCCGAGGTCGGCACCGCCGACCACCCCGCCCCCGTGATCCGGGCCGAGTACCGCGAGGCCCGGTGCCCGCACTGCCACCACGTCTTCCGCGCCGCCGACGTCGTGCCGGTCGTGAGCTGGTCCCGGGGCTGCCCGTCATGCGGGACGTCGCTCGCCGCGACGGTGCCCATGCTGCAGCTGTTCGTCCCGGTGGCCATGGTCCTCACCGTGGCCACGCTCAACGCCAGCTGGATCGCGCTCCCCTACCTGTGGCTCGTCGTCGTCCTCGCCGCCGTCGCGTTCATCGACCTGCGCATCTGGCTGATCCCGTGGTGGATGCCGTGGGTCGGCGCCGGCGTCGGGTTCGTCCTGATCTGCGCGATGTCGTTCGTGATCGGGGAGCCCGCCTCGATCGTGTCCGCGCTGATCGGCGGGGTCGGCTGCTTCGTCCTCTTCTTCCTGCTGTGGATGGTCGCCCCCGGCAAGCTCGGGTTCGGCGACGTCCGGCTGATGTTCCTCCTCGGGCTGTTCCTCGGCTGGATCAGCATCCTGCTGCCGATCTACGGCCTGCTGTTCGGCAGCCTCATCGGCCTGGTCATGGGGTTCGCGTCGCTGATCGCGGACAAGGGCACTCGGTTCCCGTTCGGGCCGGCGCTCGCGCTCGGCGGCCTGCTGGCGGTCTGGCTCTACCAGCCGGTCATCAGCGGCATGCTGGGCTGA
- a CDS encoding MBOAT family O-acyltransferase, with amino-acid sequence MRLLPAARGFNGAVLFPTMTFAIFFVVVLGVSWRLSDRPLQWRLFVLAASYVFYGWWDARFCLLLAGSTIANHLVVQLVSRARTDRSARAAMVLGIVVNLVVLGFFKYYGFFVDSLLQVLEPLGLAPTALLIKVGLPVGISFFTFCAISYVVDVYRQDQEPIPFLDFAVYLSFFPHLVAGPIVRVSEFEPQLRRRRNRDSVDAVRAARLICRGMFKKVVIANYLATAIVDPVFASPGQSPNGELVAAAVAYAVQIYADFSGYTDMAIGIAMLMGIRFPDNFDQPYSATSIQDFWRRWHMTLSRWLRDYVYIPLGGNRGGERAESRNLVLTMAIGGLWHGANWTFVIWGFYHGFGLVLERKWRERPPRPWRRGAIDIRDPDAPEERGPDDGSTRVMARPEVARREPNVWLSRLAVFAFVTVGWVFFRAVDLPTAIDYLTGIVTRWGVGDLVTPLVLLTIGAGMVGQFVPRQLGDALEYRASKLPPAVLGVGVGLFLVIANLLGPVGVAPFIYFAF; translated from the coding sequence ATGCGGCTCCTCCCCGCAGCCCGCGGCTTCAATGGTGCGGTGCTCTTCCCGACGATGACGTTCGCGATCTTCTTCGTCGTCGTCCTCGGGGTCAGCTGGCGGCTCTCGGACCGACCGCTGCAGTGGCGCCTCTTCGTCCTGGCGGCCAGCTACGTCTTCTACGGCTGGTGGGACGCCCGGTTCTGCCTGTTGCTCGCCGGCTCGACGATCGCCAACCACCTCGTCGTGCAGCTCGTGTCGCGGGCCCGCACCGACCGCAGCGCCCGCGCTGCGATGGTGCTCGGCATCGTCGTGAACCTCGTCGTGCTGGGGTTCTTCAAGTACTACGGGTTCTTCGTCGACTCGCTGCTGCAGGTGCTCGAGCCGCTCGGCCTCGCGCCCACCGCCCTGCTCATCAAGGTCGGCCTGCCGGTCGGCATCTCGTTCTTCACGTTCTGCGCCATCAGCTACGTCGTGGACGTCTACCGGCAGGACCAGGAGCCGATCCCGTTCCTCGACTTCGCGGTCTACCTGTCGTTCTTCCCGCACCTCGTGGCCGGTCCGATCGTGCGGGTGTCGGAGTTCGAGCCGCAGCTGCGCCGTCGCCGCAACCGCGACAGCGTCGACGCGGTCCGGGCCGCCCGCCTGATCTGCCGCGGCATGTTCAAGAAGGTCGTGATCGCCAACTACCTCGCGACCGCGATCGTCGACCCCGTCTTCGCATCCCCGGGCCAGTCGCCCAACGGCGAGCTCGTCGCCGCGGCCGTCGCCTACGCGGTGCAGATCTACGCCGACTTCTCCGGCTACACCGACATGGCGATCGGCATCGCGATGCTCATGGGCATCCGGTTCCCGGACAACTTCGACCAGCCCTACTCGGCGACCTCGATCCAGGACTTCTGGCGCCGCTGGCACATGACCCTGTCGCGGTGGCTCCGCGACTACGTGTACATCCCGCTCGGCGGCAACCGCGGCGGCGAGCGCGCCGAGTCGCGGAACCTCGTGCTCACGATGGCGATCGGCGGCCTGTGGCACGGCGCCAACTGGACCTTCGTGATCTGGGGCTTCTACCACGGCTTCGGTCTGGTGCTGGAGCGCAAGTGGCGCGAGCGGCCGCCCCGTCCGTGGCGCCGCGGCGCGATCGACATCCGAGATCCCGACGCGCCCGAGGAGCGAGGTCCCGACGACGGGTCGACGCGGGTGATGGCCCGGCCCGAGGTGGCCCGGCGCGAGCCGAACGTCTGGCTGTCGCGCCTCGCGGTGTTCGCCTTCGTGACCGTGGGGTGGGTGTTCTTCCGCGCCGTCGACCTGCCGACCGCCATCGACTACCTCACCGGCATCGTCACGCGCTGGGGCGTGGGCGACCTCGTCACGCCGCTCGTGCTCCTGACGATCGGGGCGGGCATGGTCGGCCAGTTCGTGCCCCGGCAGCTCGGCGATGCGCTCGAGTACCGGGCGTCGAAGCTGCCGCCTGCGGTCCTCGGCGTGGGCGTCGGCCTCTTCCTGGTGATCGCCAACCTGCTCGGCCCCGTCGGGGTCGCGCCGTTCATCTACTTCGCCTTCTGA
- a CDS encoding class I adenylate-forming enzyme family protein, whose amino-acid sequence MLGDIVREAGTRFGSRDALVTPSDTVSYEDLDRSADRLAAGLAGRGIRTGDVIATVLPSCAEWLVLAVAADRVGAILAPVSPKLAAPERAELVALIAPRLVVADRAGVEGLPLRTEVAVLEPGDRGEPLWGGADLPPRPAASDDRVTTICFTSGTTGRAKGAVFTVAHQRAVQALDLGPEAEATWGGGSSMLASTQLAHVGMALKLPWYLRTGATLRVLDPWRADDALRLVAEHRMPTIGVVAPQLALMLRSPLVDELDLSSVAAIIAGGAASPPALVREARERFGAAYSIRYSSTESGGVGLGTAFDAPDDEALHTIGRPRAGIEARVADEDDAPLPDGATGELQIRSPAVMAGYWDDPDATAAALTHDRWLRTGDLAQRRDDGCYVLAGRRTDMYIRGGYNVFPEEVEAALSDHPAVAALAISPRPDDVMGEVGVAVVVARDPEAPPSLEGLRAHGEARLARHKLPEDVVVVDRLPLTTVSKLDRGALATLVRDARDGRSR is encoded by the coding sequence GTGCTCGGGGACATCGTACGCGAGGCCGGCACCCGGTTCGGGTCACGGGACGCACTCGTCACCCCCTCCGACACCGTCAGCTACGAGGACCTGGACCGGAGCGCGGACCGGCTGGCCGCCGGACTGGCCGGCCGGGGCATCCGCACCGGCGACGTGATCGCCACGGTGCTGCCGTCCTGCGCCGAGTGGCTCGTGCTGGCCGTGGCGGCCGACCGAGTCGGCGCGATCCTCGCCCCGGTCAGCCCCAAGCTCGCCGCGCCCGAGCGGGCCGAGCTCGTGGCGCTGATCGCCCCGCGACTGGTCGTGGCGGACCGGGCCGGCGTCGAGGGGTTGCCGCTGCGGACCGAGGTCGCGGTGCTCGAGCCGGGTGACCGTGGCGAACCGCTCTGGGGCGGCGCCGACCTGCCGCCGCGCCCCGCCGCCTCCGACGACCGCGTGACCACGATCTGCTTCACGTCCGGCACGACGGGTCGCGCCAAGGGCGCCGTGTTCACCGTCGCCCACCAGCGGGCCGTGCAGGCGCTCGACCTCGGGCCCGAGGCCGAGGCGACGTGGGGCGGCGGATCGTCGATGCTCGCCTCGACGCAGCTCGCCCACGTCGGCATGGCCCTCAAGCTGCCGTGGTACCTGCGGACCGGCGCGACCCTGCGCGTGCTCGACCCCTGGCGGGCCGACGACGCCCTGCGCCTGGTCGCCGAGCACCGCATGCCGACGATCGGGGTCGTGGCGCCGCAGCTCGCGCTCATGCTGCGGTCACCGCTCGTGGACGAGCTCGACCTGAGCTCGGTCGCCGCGATCATCGCCGGCGGTGCGGCGTCGCCCCCCGCCCTGGTCCGCGAAGCACGGGAGCGCTTCGGCGCGGCCTACTCGATCCGGTACTCGTCGACGGAGTCGGGCGGCGTCGGGCTGGGCACCGCGTTCGACGCGCCCGACGACGAGGCGCTGCACACGATCGGTCGGCCCCGCGCCGGCATCGAGGCCCGGGTCGCCGACGAGGACGACGCGCCGCTCCCCGACGGCGCCACCGGGGAGCTCCAGATCCGCTCCCCCGCCGTGATGGCCGGCTACTGGGACGACCCCGACGCGACGGCGGCGGCGCTGACCCACGACCGGTGGCTCCGCACCGGCGACCTGGCCCAGCGGCGCGACGACGGCTGCTACGTGCTCGCCGGCCGCCGCACCGACATGTACATCCGCGGCGGCTACAACGTCTTCCCCGAGGAGGTCGAGGCCGCGCTGTCGGACCACCCTGCGGTGGCGGCGCTGGCGATCAGCCCCCGGCCCGACGACGTGATGGGCGAGGTCGGCGTGGCCGTCGTCGTCGCCCGCGACCCCGAGGCGCCGCCGTCGCTGGAAGGGCTCCGGGCCCACGGCGAGGCCCGCCTGGCCCGGCACAAGCTGCCCGAGGACGTGGTCGTCGTGGACCGCCTCCCGCTCACCACGGTCTCGAAGCTCGACCGCGGGGCGCTGGCCACGCTCGTGCGCGACGCTCGGGACGGGAGGTCACGATGA
- a CDS encoding DUF459 domain-containing protein, with translation MTDDDMQTEPTQHRRQSGSPSGPGAPRRPARRVRNTMSATAAWKSTLLALAVFAVLGSGGLRESAEGMPLGWQRDVALGVTGGLDRVVNLLSLNRPYDWAAEELGRTQADEDFEFPVPTTVPSATTTTLPPLRVPTAEAPLNVVIAGDSTAIGVGDRLKVAVDDDPTLAVDVQGKVATGLTRSDYFNWGARTKELLETLQPDVLLFMVGANDTQAVLAPDGTVIARYGTPEWAEAYRRQVAGIMDLAHEGSRRVLWVGQPKVGDAKINGTLQQVNQIIQEEAASRPWVTYFDLAAVVAGPSGSFAEYVTFPDGKTVHCFAGDGVHLSMQCLDRSMAELVPVLRGLYQPA, from the coding sequence GTGACCGACGACGACATGCAGACCGAGCCGACCCAGCACCGCCGCCAGAGCGGGTCCCCGAGCGGACCCGGCGCGCCCCGGCGGCCGGCCCGCCGCGTCCGCAACACGATGTCGGCCACGGCGGCGTGGAAGTCGACGCTGCTGGCCCTCGCCGTCTTCGCGGTCCTCGGCTCGGGTGGGCTCCGCGAGTCGGCCGAGGGCATGCCGCTCGGCTGGCAGCGCGACGTCGCGCTGGGGGTGACGGGCGGGCTCGACCGGGTCGTCAACCTGCTCTCGCTGAACCGGCCCTACGACTGGGCGGCCGAGGAGCTCGGCCGCACCCAGGCCGACGAGGACTTCGAGTTCCCCGTGCCGACGACCGTGCCGTCGGCGACGACCACGACCCTGCCGCCCCTGCGGGTGCCGACCGCCGAGGCCCCCCTGAACGTGGTGATCGCCGGCGACTCGACCGCGATCGGCGTGGGCGACCGGCTCAAGGTGGCGGTGGACGACGACCCGACGCTGGCGGTCGACGTCCAGGGCAAGGTGGCCACCGGCCTGACGCGGTCCGACTACTTCAACTGGGGCGCCCGCACGAAGGAGCTGCTCGAGACGCTGCAGCCCGACGTGCTGCTGTTCATGGTCGGTGCGAACGACACGCAGGCCGTGCTCGCTCCCGACGGCACGGTCATCGCCCGCTACGGGACCCCGGAGTGGGCCGAGGCGTACCGCCGCCAGGTGGCCGGGATCATGGACCTCGCGCACGAGGGCTCGCGCCGGGTGCTGTGGGTCGGTCAGCCGAAGGTCGGCGACGCCAAGATCAACGGCACGCTCCAACAGGTGAACCAGATCATCCAGGAGGAGGCGGCGAGCCGGCCGTGGGTGACCTACTTCGACCTGGCCGCGGTGGTGGCCGGTCCGTCGGGGAGCTTCGCCGAGTACGTCACGTTCCCCGACGGCAAGACCGTCCACTGCTTCGCGGGCGACGGCGTCCACCTCAGCATGCAGTGCCTGGACCGCTCGATGGCCGAGCTCGTCCCGGTGCTCCGCGGGTTGTACCAGCCAGCCTGA